In Takifugu rubripes chromosome 22, fTakRub1.2, whole genome shotgun sequence, the genomic window CGCTGGGTTGATCAGGCGGATTGGTGCACGGCTCACAACACATTTATATTCATGGGGgtgaaattattctaaaataaTTGCTTTAACGGCGTCGTGTTAGGGCAGGTTATAACTCCTGTTATTGATCCTCCCGCCCATACAGAGAGGAAGCATCCTCGTTTTAAAGCGCTCTCAATGCTTATTTGCATAACAAGGGAAATTTATTGAAGAGCAACAATGAATGCAACAAGCCTGCAAATGAAAGGAGCCACCAGGGTCACCAGGTACAACAGGTGAAGGtgatttattgattttcttttggcCGTTTAACATGTTGGCTGCGCAAACCTGGTTGCTGGGCTGGGCGTCACATGAGGGTGGTCCTCCCTCATTTACCACCAAGCAGCTCGGAGCTTTtgaaagagagatgaaaaaTTTAACGAGTGGAAACGCTGGTCACGCCCTGAGCATTTCAATGAGCTGGTGGCATTCTGGAGCGTCAGCTGAATGCCAGCAGCCTCCGCCAGGCTGGATTTGTTCTTTAGCAGATCGCTCGTgtccttcacctttgacctttgaggaGCCAGGCTTTAGAACACAAATGTGTTGCTGGTTCACAACCCCTCCTTTAATCACAGCAAGAGAAACGTGCAGCATCGGGTGacttaaagcaaaaaaaaaaagagaagtggaAGCGGTGAGTGATGGGAGCAGATGTTAGAACCATAGGTGGAGATGAAGGAGCGCCTGGAGGCCCCGCCCTTGATGGATGTCCGCGTGGCCGGAGCCCTCTCGCCGCCCACCTCCTCCGCATCTGTGTGTTGAAACACACATCCATCTGTTGTTCTGGGCCTCTCTAACTGCTGCGAAACCTTCAGGTTTAGGATAAAACAGCCCCACAGCCTCGGGTGAAACACTAATATATGAATCCAGCACCACGTCGCTGGCTAAAAGGGGGACAAACTCCAGTAGGCTGCAGTTGTCATTTCCTCCTTTCAGCTGTGGTTAATGGATCAGCTCAGTGTTACAGTAGGAGCGCACGGACACCCtgcatcaacacacaaacactcgagcGGCGGAGCGGCGCAGCAGGGCGCCGCATAATTGTCAACTCCAGAGCCTCTCTGAACCCTGCGTGACACCGCCTCCATTCCGAGAGCCCTCCAAACTCAGATGAGCCGCTGCGCTCGTCCTTTCACATGCAGCATGGATTTGATTTCGTTTAgatgtttcttttgtgttttaaagtgTTGGTTTATTCAGATAAAGAGACGGCGCTCTTTCTGGGGCGCCGGGACTCACGGCCTTTACGTATAAACGAGATCAGATAATTAGAAGCGTGCCGCAGGATGCTGGGTCGTGtgtgggttggggttggggtggtTTCCATGACATCACGTGCACATTTGCATCACATTTATAACATTTCTTATACAGATTTTCCACCAAAGCCGCCGGGGCCATCGGAAACAATGGGAACCTTCAGCTGACGGCTTCAAGCCGCTGTGAATATTGATGTGGACActtggagcagcagcactgaggaATCTGAAGGAAGCTGCATCTGAAGTCTCCTCCGCGGCTGCGGCTCTGACCTGACCGGGCCTGACAGACACCAGCGGTTCCATTTGCCAGAAAATAACAGTAATTCGGGCTCGGCTCCTTCAGtcacttctgctcctctgtaGTGTTTGTCATTTCTCCTGGACCACAGCTGGGGGACTGGAAAGCCACTATAAGAATGCAAATAAGGACCACTGATTCCCTGTCCTTCACCGTGCACCAAGAGGGAGGAAACATAGACAGTAACTAGCCAAACAGGTACACGGATCAAATTCCCGTGCACTGCCCGCACCACTTTCAGGCGCCATAGGAACAAAAACCCAACCTGCTCAATCGTGTTAGTGTCCATCAGGAATGTGTACTGAAGGCAGGAGAGCTGGAGGGaagactgcagcagcagaaggtgaaTTAAGTGATTCTAATCCAAAGACCCGAATCACCAGAGAGGCAGCCtaactgtctgcagcctgcgtGGGACCGTCTTCCTGACCTCTGCAGGCAACCTCACTGCAGGATTACGATCATTCTATTACAGGGCGAGCAGCCCAAAATTGATCCAATCTGAATTTGGGCATATTTGTCATGCCGGGATTTCAAAACAACAATCAGTGGTGCGTTCAAAGTCTCCTGTTCGTCGACGTGGGGATGTTGCTGGAATTGGCAATCACGCTATTTGTGAGTCCTAATCAAGTGATTAACATAGTGCGGGTGACTTATTGATTCTGATTGCCTGCGGGGGGTCATTAGTTTCCCTTAATGGAAACCGAATTCATTTTGGCTGATGCGCAGAAACAAACTTTCTCATCTGCCGAATGAAGAAGCCACGAAATCAACTTGACACAATCCGACAGCGGAACCATTATCTCGTTGGAGAAATTATTTAATTAGcaaggtgggtttttttttctatattgcccccaccccccgcctcttttaaattttctttttttttttttacctgcgcGTAATTCGGTGTGCGTCTTGTGGCGAGCTTTGCGCGCTCTCTCTCCTGGATTTTGGGAGGCATTTGTGCACAGCGGGAGCAGGAGAGTTTCGGGGCTGTCGGAGGGAGGCGGGCACTGATCATCTGGCACCTGTTGCTTCCTTCAGACTCTGCGCCCCTCTGGTGAGGATTAGAGGACCATGTCGGAGGGAGAAAGCGGCTCCTACTCCAGCCTTCGCTATTTGACCAACGTCACGGCCAGAATCCAGAGCAGCTCCGCGTTTTCCGGACCCGTGTTTGTGCTTTTGATGGCGATGATGGTGACTTTGGTGGTTGTGATAGTGTTGGGCAACGCGCTGGTCATTTTGGCCTTTAAAGTGGACAAGAGTTTGAGGAGACAGTGTAATTACTACTTCCTGAATTTGGCGATATCGGATTTTCTCGTCGGTAAGTGGGTCCAGGTCAATTATCAGCTGTTACACTCGCACATCTCATGCAAATGTGTTTGATCAGATCTTTGTTCAGTTTCTACGCACTACTACTGACTGaataatgttttcattttgcatCCGTTTTTCACCAGGAATTGTGAAATTGTGTCCAAAAAACCCCCAAATTTTACATCAGTTTCTTAGGACAGTATCATATCATCCTCTCATATTTTCCATTAAATATTAAGCAAATCTTGAATAATGTAGTTTGGAGAGTGATGTGTTCAGGCCTGGGTTTCTATTATTTAAATGAGgatattttgtagtaaaaacATTTACAATTTGCCTAAAATGAAACTGTTGCTCTACAGATTTTGACTTTCGTTCCTTTCCTCTGCTTATTTAGGTGCCTTCTGCATCCCGGTCTACATCCCCTACACCCTGACAGGCAGGTGGACGCTGGGCCGAGGGCTGTGTAAGCTCTGGCTGGTCATGGACTACCTGCTCTGCTCCGCGTCCGTCTTCAACATCGTCCTTATCAGCTACGACCGCTTCCTGTCCGTCACCAGAGCGGTGAGCAGAACGTCTGTGTCACGCCCGAGCGACGTTAGCGCGGCAGGGATGGTTCTGAATGTCGGCTGACATCGGGAAATCAGCCTGGAGTTTACGAGGGTGCaggatttcttttaaatatcaCTCAGCTGAGGCGTCATTTGAATAGGTGAAAGGTCACCGTGCAAATGCTGACAGAAATAAACGTGATTGTGGCCCGTCTCTTAAATTGGAACTGGGGCATCTCTGGGGTCATAGGTCAGGGCGGTGGTACCTCAGAGTCCCTCATGTGCCCAGCTGCACAGGTTAATGATTCAGGACCTCCTCAGGCCCGGTGCCACCGGTAATTATAGCGAGAGAAACGGAGCTGCACAGGAGGATTTGgggaaactggggaaaaaaaatccactttcCAACTTTCTGAATTGAATCTGCGTCTGTGCAGGATTGTGCCAGCTTTTGCTCTGATCGGCTTATCACACTCTGATCGGCTTATCACACCGTTTGATGGGTCTAACTGTTCGTTAGCCCACCGACTGTAACCTGGATGCTCACGTGCAGACCCtggtgctgagaggaggaggcttGGTGTGAGACAAAGAGCCAGGCCTCTTTCCTTTCACAAGCAAACACTTAACATCAGAGCAAGGAATACAAATAACACCAGCGAgcgagagaggaagacagacagggagggagaagcATCTGTAATTAAGCAGCTTTGATCATATGGGCCCTCCTCTCTGCCGTAGTCCTTCCATCCAGATCAATCAGAGCAGAAACAACATTTTCCTAAAAGCATTTCTCTCTGAACACCGAcataaaaaaggacaaagttTGTGCTTGGCAAAGGAAAAGATGGTGCTTAGATTGCCAAACAGGTCGGATCTGTTGATTCTGAATGCGTCTGAGCATCATCTCGGCATGAAGAGGGGCCAACAAGCACTGGACACAAATTAATTTATACAAGTGGAGCCATTTTCATATCCCTTTGAAAATGAGCTGCAGTTGATAAGTTTTGTCATTCAGAACAGGTGCACACCCACCTGGAGAGTGCACGAGAACAAGGATGCAGGCTCTATCATGGATGCTAATTGAGCGCCATCCTGAGAGCTGGAGCATTTATGCTGCATATTTTTTTGGAACTATAAATCCAATTTGATGGGTAAAATGTGTcagtttgattaaaaaaaaaaaggctttaattcTTCATGTTCAGATATACTGAAATGGAAGGCCGTGATTCAGAGACTGCAGGGAACGACGCGCTGCCGCAGGTTGCTAGCGTGAAACCTCCGTCAGGGCATGAGTGTGGTTTCCTTTGCAGTAAAATACTGAATAATGACGATTGCAGTGAACAAtcgctctgcagctctgctcaaaagatgttttctgctgtgtttgctgcAGGTAAGTTACCGTGCCAGACAGAGCCTGAGTCATCAGGCCGTCATCAAGATGATCGCTGTCTGGGTGCTGGCCTTTGTCTTGTACGGCCCGGCGATCATATtctgggagctgctggtgggGAGAAGCCGCGTACCCAAAGATGAGTGCTTTGCCGAGTTCTATTACTCCTGGTCCTTTCTGCTGAGTGCTTCCACGCTGGAGTTTTTCTCTCCCTTCATTTCCGTGGCCTTCTTCAACCTTAGCATTTACCTCAGCATCCGCAGGAGGAGGCGCCGCAGCGGGGacacccacctccacctccagctgagcGAGCCTGCTGCGGACCAGGGGGAAGGCGTCCCCCTCTCCAACACCTCTGGCTTGAAGCTGACCAGGATCgtctccatcccctcccagagCTCCTCCCCCAGCATAGGAAAGCTGGATCCCTCGCCCAGTAGGAGCATCCATCCCAGCCGCCTGTCCAGAGACAAGAAGATCGCCAAGTCCCTGGccatcatcgtgtgtgtgtttgccatcTGCTGGGCTCCGTACACCCTACTGATGATCATCCGCgccgcctgcagggggcgctgcatcCAGCACCACTGGTACGAGGTCACTTTCTGGCTGCTGTGGCTCAACTCAGCCATTAACCCCTTCCTGTACCCGCTCTGCCACAGCAGCTTCCGCAGGGCCTTTAAGAAGATCCTGTGCCCGGGGAGGAACTCCACTCCCACCTCTGCCCTGCGTGCCAGTCAGTGACACGTCACGACCCGGTGGGAGTGTGAGCAACGTGCCAACATCAGACTCACCACTTCTCCACATGATGCTAAACCACCACACAACAGAATTCACAGTAATCACATGAGCTCGTCATTGTTTAGATGTCTTACCTTCACGCTGTACAGATAATATGCAAATTAGTCATTGAGGTCACATCACGAAGGTCACTCCGTGTAGGCTTCTGCAGTCGATCTTCACCGCCTGGCCAGAAAAGGGTCACACACTCCTAatatgtgggcggagcctcttcAGCTGTGATCAGGACACACTCCCTCCAACGTTGCTTCCATGAGCTTCTGGAATGTCacttttatttccctcccaGATCTTGTAGTGATGATGGGAGAGTCGGACCTCTGAGCAAAGGTTCTCCAGCACGTCCCAAAGGTTCTCAGGGGGGTTGAGGTCTGGACTCTGGGGGCCCGTCCATGTGTGAAATGATGTCTCATCCCTGAACCTCTCTCACTATCTGAGCCCCAGGAATCCTGGAATTCTCATCTTGGAATATGCCCACATCATCAGGGAAGAgaatgttgctgaacctggacctgaggacctgcagcagccccagatcagagctctgccccccaGGCTGGTCCAGTAGACACCATGATGGGAGCATGGGttcatctgcctctcttcctACCCTGATGCCccatcactctggaacagggCCAATCTGGACCCATCAGACCCCGTGACCTTCTTCCATTGCTCCAGAGTCTTTATGCTCCCCAGCAGACTGAAGCCTCTTGATCAGCCTCCCTCATTACTGCTTTTCTGAAGGCTCCACAGCTCTTCAGCCCCTTCACATTGTGCACGTGGGAATATTCCAACTCTCACAGTCCTGAGTTCTACTGGTGCTCTTCTACCCTCTGAGTCCACCAAACCTTTGAGTGACCACTGGTCACCATTATTCAGGATGGTTTTCTGACCACATTTCTCCCTCTAAGATGATGGTTCCCCACTATCCTCCCCGTTCTGAATGGTTGGACAGTTCTTAAGCCTATTTTAGGAGTTTCTTAGATGTTTCCTCTGGTGGAGGCAGGACAATGCTGTGACTCTtctcaaacacaccaacatcttctcctccaccacagaatGAGCCCTTAACATGATTGTTGAAGAGCTGAGAAGCTGCCGCATCAGCTGGGCTTAGATAAGGTGTTGCCAGCTGAACGCTAACGACCCATCAGTGGTGCTCCAGCAGGTGCCTCTGACCCGTTTGAGTCATTGACTCCAGGTGGTGACGTTCTTTTGGCCAGGCTGTGTAAATTTACAACTCACTTTCATATTTTAGTGCAATGATGTAACGAATAGACTTCAAAACATGTTGATATTTGATCATTAAAAGTTAAGAAGCAATATAAAAATTATGTTGAGGTCAAGCACAACTGGAATCCATATATTGCATATTTTACTGGTGTGAGTTGGAATAGTTCTCTCGATCTCTGGTGTCAGTCAAACTGTTGCTTAAACGGCTGTTTTAATCTGTAATATCATGTAATGTGTCATCAtgaaagaacccccccccccccccccccaaatcaacATCTTGACACGTGGATGTCACTTTTCCTGTAAAACCACTCATCAGGCTTTACTTTTATCCTCGACTGTTACTTTTCAATATTGATATCAACATGTTGTTAAATGATGTTTACACGCATCTCATACTTTTGGACCGCGCTGGTGTATGTACAGCTGTCCGCCACTAGATGTCACCATTAACCTTTAGACTTTTCCGCAGTGGCGCTGCAGCTTCGGACTTGATATTGGTATTGGAATTTAATGGCATTTAAACGCACTTAGTTTGCACGCTGATCATTGCTGTACACTGTAAAAGAGGAATGTCATGTGTGAAACTGAATAATGCTCCTTTCAGTCATCTGTAACCACATTctcgttttatttattttacctcTATATTGCCCATAAGTACAGATTTTCCACCGTTTAAGCATTAGTAGTATTCCATTTGTAATTTCAAGTGAGTGAATTTTAAGATATGTTCATAAATCAGTGTAAGTTGCACAACATCAGTGTGTATGTACACATGCATATTCTATAGAGCTGTATGGTTG contains:
- the LOC101070482 gene encoding histamine H3 receptor-like isoform X2 — encoded protein: MSEGESGSYSSLRYLTNVTARIQSSSAFSGPVFVLLMAMMVTLVVVIVLGNALVILAFKVDKSLRRQCNYYFLNLAISDFLVGAFCIPVYIPYTLTGRWTLGRGLCKLWLVMDYLLCSASVFNIVLISYDRFLSVTRAVSYRARQSLSHQAVIKMIAVWVLAFVLYGPAIIFWELLVGRSRVPKDECFAEFYYSWSFLLSASTLEFFSPFISVAFFNLSIYLSIRRRRRRSGDTHLHLQLSEPAADQGEGVPLSNTSGLKLTRIVSIPSQSSSPSIGKLDPSPSRSIHPSRLSRDKKIAKSLAIIVCVFAICWAPYTLLMIIRAACRGRCIQHHCSFRRAFKKILCPGRNSTPTSALRASQ
- the LOC101070482 gene encoding histamine H3 receptor-like isoform X3, which produces MSEGESGSYSSLRYLTNVTARIQSSSAFSGPVFVLLMAMMVTLVVVIVLGNALVILAFKVDKSLRRQCNYYFLNLAISDFLVGAFCIPVYIPYTLTGRWTLGRGLCKLWLVMDYLLCSASVFNIVLISYDRFLSVTRAVSYRARQSLSHQAVIKMIAVWVLAFVLYGPAIIFWELLVGRSRVPKDECFAEFYYSWSFLLSASTLEFFSPFISVAFFNLSIYLSIRRRRRRSGDTHLHLQLSEPAADQGEGVPLSNTSGLKLTRIVSIPSQSSSPSIGKLDPSPSRSIHPSRLSRDKKIAKSLAIIVCVFAICWAPYTLLMIIRAACRGRCIQHHCFRRAFKKILCPGRNSTPTSALRASQ
- the LOC101070482 gene encoding histamine H3 receptor-like isoform X1, giving the protein MSEGESGSYSSLRYLTNVTARIQSSSAFSGPVFVLLMAMMVTLVVVIVLGNALVILAFKVDKSLRRQCNYYFLNLAISDFLVGAFCIPVYIPYTLTGRWTLGRGLCKLWLVMDYLLCSASVFNIVLISYDRFLSVTRAVSYRARQSLSHQAVIKMIAVWVLAFVLYGPAIIFWELLVGRSRVPKDECFAEFYYSWSFLLSASTLEFFSPFISVAFFNLSIYLSIRRRRRRSGDTHLHLQLSEPAADQGEGVPLSNTSGLKLTRIVSIPSQSSSPSIGKLDPSPSRSIHPSRLSRDKKIAKSLAIIVCVFAICWAPYTLLMIIRAACRGRCIQHHWYEVTFWLLWLNSAINPFLYPLCHSSFRRAFKKILCPGRNSTPTSALRASQ